The Neodiprion lecontei isolate iyNeoLeco1 chromosome 2, iyNeoLeco1.1, whole genome shotgun sequence genome segment TTTTAACAATCACAAGAATTCTTATTACACTAGGCGAAATGAATGCTGTTCGACTATTGATAAAATAACATTGTATCTTTTGCATTCGCTTTCATTTTTGCGGTATACGTAAGGTTGGCAGTGCGGTACAAAGTTTTCTTGTCACTACTCGGTTcctgatttttgaaattatcatTAACACCATCGATCTATATTCTAATCATTGAATTATCATGCAATTACTATCATTACCATTTGGGTCTATCGCTTCTTCGTAAGAAGGCGGCGCTCCTCGATCACTAGCTAATACGGACGGGTGGCCAATTGGCAGGTTTATATTGTGGTAGGACGGCGGAGGGTTGCAGTTAATTGGAATTATCTGAGGTGTTGTTCCTGGATTTACGCCTCCGGTTACCCCCAGGGTGTTACCCTGGGTGACCTGGCTTAGCGGCATTTCTTCCTGAGCTTGCGGTTCGCGCTTCCAATCCATATACTTGGCATTCAAGGTCAGGGTCACGTCAACTCTTACCTCCTGTTGACAGAAGATTATCCACCGTCGATTCTTTTCTCATTTGACATGCactgaaatttatcattttcacaatttttcccaTAGTACAGTAGAATCCTTTTCTCTTGGCCAATCggtgaaacaattattttcaaatctaattagaaatattatatacgtgtgCGGTCACGATGTAGAAACTTATTCGTATAGACTTGagagacaagaattttgacgaGGTACTATAGTCCAAAAATATGATTAAATGTTAGGAATAAATTGGATCGATCTGATTGAGAAGTTGGGCTAGGAAAAAGGAACCTTTTAGAAAAACACCAGCAGTTTCATTTGCCCCAACATAGTGAACACGAATGGAACAATATTGCTATTAGGTGATAGAAatgattttgacaaaattgaatgagCACAAGATAggatgtaattaaaaaatgattttataattagaagCTTCAACAAGATGATTAAATTCTAGTGTTTTTATGGAAATTCTAGAGATCTCTGAAAAAAGAGTTGCAAATATCTATCTTCAGAGTCGATCAGAATAGATTTGTGTAAGTACAGTGCAACAGATGATCTCCAACAATTACATTTGCGCGTTATAGATGTACTATAACATCAGATTTGTGGAAAGTTTTTCTGACAATTGTCAGGGTTCTAGTCAGTGAAGAAAATAAGCTAAGAAATATTGTAATCTGATCAAAAATACCTGAGTTTAATTTTGTACATTCCAATTATaaaatggaattgaaattgatcATATCTCACAATTAGCCTGTGTCATTCGATTTTGctcaaattcattttcattacatAGTGGAGATGTCGTTTTATTCATGTATATCATTATAAGCGCAAATAACACTACTGGAGATTTCTGAAACGGTATTTTTTGTCCTCTCTCTACTTTTGATTCAGCCACTGCATTCATTCATTATCGAAGGCCACGTAGACGCTGAATGAATAGCACTAGCTCTTGCTTTGAGCTTATTAAGCATTCCCCCTCGGGGAGAATATTTACAGTTtaccaattttatttcactttctaATTTAATAGTGAAACCGGTATTTATTCCGATCATTAACCGGTAAGGTTTAATCATTTAAATGGCATCAGGGTAAAACctgtgaatttcaaacaagatcaaaaatttatctctgtacttaaatttttatcaagtaTTTTTCCATTGTTCATAAAATTCTTTGTTTGTACTtgcatttttccatttttgtcGCACACTTTGATTTTCTAATAGCGTTCCATGCTATAAAACCTATATGAATTTGATTGAATCTAACGTGCCTTGTATAATAGTTTGGTTCTGTAGTTTCTTACATGCTTTCGTCAAGCATCTAGTTGGGTGtaacagaattgaaaatctgTTGCGCTGACATCGAGCTTAAAGAAATGCAACAAATTTCAGTATATTGAGGTTCAATATGGACAAATTGAAGGTCTTTCAGCTTTTACTGCGTGACGAATGCGATGCAAAATAGTTTGTATTATGCGAATAGCCTTTATTTTGTCAACTATTCCATTTAGTTGTTATCATATTTATGTCCTAGTATTTCGAATACGAAAGGctattacaaaaaatatctattatCTGTTTATATACCATCCACTGACGCGTagctatttttgaaaatggaacGATTTTGCCGTTAATTAACGCAATTCAAAAGGTGCTGAAGAGTTCGTCGGCTAACGGTTCAATGATTGCGACCGAGTTCGAAAAGCCGGTTTAGTAAACAATTACTTACCAGCCGATAGAGTGACCACCGTCAGATCCGTCACACCCGCGCGGCTATTTCCAGCATAAGTTTCACATTTCTCGCTCCTTCTGCGTAATTCCAGTTCGTTCGGCTATCGTTGAAATCCGATGGCCCTGAACTAGGTCACAATTAAAGTGGAGTAACGCCGGAAAAATACTTCCAGAACTGCTAATACAACACTCCAATCTACCGTAAGTACGTTTATCCGTTAAACGGTCACATCGCCTCGGCCAGCATCGTCGCCATGACACACCATGTGCATTGCACGATAGTTGTCATTTGATACGCGCATGCGCAATACGTTCAGCTGATCGTGAGCTGCGCCGTTGCTGCCTTCGAACAACTATCAAGCATTATACATTCAATTTTCGTAGCTTTCGGTCGGTCTTCGCTGTTCGTCGGTCAACGGTCGTGTTAGCTGTCGTTGACTGATTTTAAATCGCTACTGGCTTCACTCTGTCCGCAATTCGAGAATGTCgtatttttatccaatttcTCATATCTAACCCTCTATTGTCACTCATCTGGGGAATTCCGCGGTTGTTACATcgggtgaaatttattcacatgATAAAACTTAAACGGCTGTTGGCACGAAAACTGTGGATTAGATTTCGGCGGAAAATTCTGGAATATACTTTCAACGTTGTGGAATAAGTGGCTAATCGTTACTTAGAAGGAAACGTAATCTCACGATGTCCTGAAAAATCGTTAAGCActtaatttgtaaaaataccTTTCCACCTGAAAAATCATaccttttataattttcaatattcttttcATAATGTTCATGCACAATACTCATGATTTATGGCACTTTAAGAGAAAACATATATTCGGATACTGCGTTATTTTGAGGCATAGAAATATGGTTATTTGTAGTGAAATACGTTGCAGCAAGTTATTGGATTATTCCGATTACGTATAAGTTCTCACATAAAAGATTGTTTTACTGTGGGCAGTTACTTACTGAAATTCTGTCTCAAGGTTAGACTATGGGTCAATTTGACCATAGATGATAACGAGCATTAACCTGTTGGTGAACCCAAAAtcgatattaattaattattattaattttagaaGGAAATAACGGAGCAGTCGCACATTGAGTATACAATTTATCACATATTCACAATAACATAGTCATAGGCTACGACGGTTTGTCTGATAACATAAATAGAACATActgaaattttaatcaaaatccTAGgtatccatattttattttgaattgtttcaaaacaaataataatctCGCCGAGTTGATTGATTCCAATCCATGGTGCCTCATTTTATTCACAAGACtactttttacaaattcacGAAAGCAGATGCTCTCCTTTTGCTCTTTTTCATTAGTAATTCAATATTGCCGTTCATTAATCGTAATCGATAGCGGTGCAATTCCatagaattaaattttcaatggtACCAATATGATAATTAGAAAGTGTTCAAACGGAATTGTAGAGACTAATCGTCTAGGTAAAATGAGCCATCTTAGATCAAAATCAAACGAATCCACcaaattttttgtcatctCGGAGCGatttaaaatgaaacattGCACTCCAAGCTTTGTTCGTTGCTTcagattttcttattttggtatttttcgaaaaaacatGTTAAATTACGAATATATTCGTGTACATAAAATTTCTCAATGAACGCATTGATTTTTGGCTTTTCAACTCTTTAATTAAGTTGAAGTTATAGACAGCAGAATTGcgatcgatttgaaatttatttggcAAGTAATTGAATTAGTTTCTCATTATCGTTACATAACTTGAAATTATACAATGTGTTTTCATTGAACGAATTTCGCAATTCAAGTTATTTCAACTGATAAACCTACCAGAAACAAAATGCatataagaaattttttcattcaattgtATCACCATCTTACATGATATAGTACGTATAGTTGAATCACTTTCTTTTACGAACACGCGAGTCGCCTGTTCACTAGCAAGAGTAGCACATGAATGTATACCAGTTGCATATCCTTAAGGCACTGGCACATGGATCTGGTCCTAAAAACGCGTCgatttgtaacattttttttgacacgGGTACTAAGCGGACAAGGTCAGATCCTTACATACAGTTAGAACAAGGTTTTATGaagtttcagtttttttcctatttaaaaatattaagtgAATACCGacttattgttattacaaaGCAGATATTCAACCGCAGTGGAGTCTAACGGCGTGGACCGGTGGAGCCGTTACAGTGATCTGAAATAAAGAAACCAGAAATGTACTTTTAGAAAAGCAATAAAACTATAGAATGACCAATACAGCTTCCGATTCTGATTGGTGTTCAATAACGCTAGTGTTCTCTCGGATGGTGTTCAAACCGTCTTTTACTCATCATCAATTCATATACAACAAATAGatctaaaataatttcactgaCTACTGTACCTTTATGACATCGGTAATGATTATTAAGTGCGCAAAACAGtgatcaatttcaaataatattagTCGATACCAAGTCCCAGCTCAaagattatttttctattttacaataatttctcGAAATATACTTACGCGGTGAATATATGAAAGTGATACTTATAATTAGTGGTAAAAGTGTACTTTCTCGAATACTTTATCTCGAATATTTATGAgtatagaaaatatatatgtaatcaGCAAAACTTCATGAGCTcattaaattgaaacaatatttgaattttcaatggCTAATTTTAGTGTGCGTTTCAGAAGCTAGAGTTGTCACACGAACTTCTCAAACAAATTGATCAGTTTAGGGTTCAGTAAAAACTTGCAATAAATAAGAAGAGATTTTCGATGTCTAGTTCGGTTGCaaatgaagaatgaagatTGGGGTGATTCTCAAATGAAGGGGAATTCATGTCATTTTGATTCATTATAGGTATTGTCCCGGACACTACCGGGACACGACAGCCAATGACGCCTCCGTTCCGGCGTCAGGCCACCAAGGACCTCTTACGTCACCGACTCAACGGGTTCATAGTATAGAGAGCCGTGGTTACATTCACAGATATCTTTCAATCTTATCCAAATACTCTTTTATTCTGAAGTTCATAATTCTTTATTATACACGTGTCACACACAGTTGTCATAACACACCGCAATGTACCGAAATGCCTTGATTCGTGATTAAGGAGCCACAAATTCGAAATGTAGCGcacgtacacttggggacaatgaatctgagacagttatttttttacaccagacagttatgttggcaacacagagaaacctacagcgccatagtgggccgagcgcgaaacaaagtaaggttagattcgaaggtcatgggttatgttatgtttatcgagattgagtttgtttcgtgctcggccgactatggcgctgtaggtttctctgtgttgccaacataactgcatggtgtaaaaaattagccgtctcaggtTCATTGTCCCCTAGTGTACATACTGTGCCCCACGTCGGAGTCCCAACGCGGTCACATGGACATTTTTAAGTCCACGGCGCCGCCACTAACTTATCAATCGTGGGGTCAGGGGCTCCGGCACACGGTACCTATATACACCCCCCTCAAGCCGAAAAACTTCTTTATATTTAGCTACGGGAGTGGTTAAGGCTTTCTTTCAATGATGACAACAATTTGGAACAATGGTCGATTCGATATATGCAATCTGCTCGTGATCTGACGCCGGGATCCCTACGCGGTCACTGGCGGTCACATCAACACCTTGATGTCCACGCCGCAGAGAAACAGGCGCCTCCAATTTGCATCCGCGTATACTCGTATTCAACTTCAAAATTGACGGACTCCCCCCTCGTATGTTGCTGTTGCTTGGAACCCGAAATCTACTTAACTATCTCGAACACTTCTAAGTCTTCACCATGTCTAGAGCTCGACTGAGAAATCTGAAACCCAGCGCTCTACTTTCAGCTGGTTTCGTTTCTGTCCGATTGTAGCGCTCGACTTCAGTGGCTAATCCAAGAAACTTTTGATTGATGATACAGGGTCCGTTACTCTTACATATTTCCTACATAATTTAACTCAAAACTCTATAGTCTATAGGTACCAcaacaaaaacatttttattttctgattttgacCAAACACGTCCTCCTCGATATTAACATGaaagtgaacataaatttttatactttcctTGTCCCTAATAAGGGTGTACTTTAATTAGTTGGTGACAAATATATCATTGAGAAATCTATAGAGACTTGCAAAGTTATCGTGcatagaaatgaaatattcctCTTTTCGCATTTGGGCTTTGAAATCGTCGTAGACAGAGatgttttattactttttcgttttttttctacttttttctaaTCCTCATTCGTTTCTGACTGGTTCGATATGATACTTTTTGTATTCTATCATTAAAAAGAGTCGTTTTTTAAACCATTGAGAAACTATCTATACAGATACAGATTGGAGAATTGCAAAATGATTATGTTTCAGCTTTCATGAAATGTTTTTTCGCATCAAAGAGAGCGAAGAAACAGCAGCGAAGAATTTACTAAGGATTACAAGGAAGGCATTTGAAATGGCGTAGGACCAACAATTCCGAAAATACGAAGAGTAAACGGGAAACTTCATTTATTGATTGATTTTGATACAGGTTACGTGGAatgggagagaaaaaagtcgTTATATAAACCGAATCGATTtagttggatgaaaaattgttgcttcaatcattattttgtgaaaatgaataaacggtacttaatataataaattctgTCAGGTTAAATCAACCAAACGAGATATTAGAAATAGGcggttgatttgattgaaaatttgataggTCCAAACAATATTTAGCTATGTCAACTCAATAATCCGGATAAAGAAGGGGTTACCTGAGATTGAATGCAAGCAATCGCTTcaactaaatatttttttgtcaacgaAGAATTCAGTAGTTCGTGGAATCAAATTTGATCCACTTGAATCAACACCTACACGTAATTTAGTAAACAAATTGAATTCATCAAACTAAGTAACTTTTATTCTTTCCATTCAAATTATGCGTAGTTGAATAAGTATGGTCGAGTGAACTAAATGTGCCTTTTGTCAGGAACTTTTgatgattgaaagaaaaaaattaggtttcttcgaccaaaaaatctaCATTTTGTAGGTACCACTTGTTTCGTTGATCGAAGGCAGCGAATACAATTCGACTAACTGCAAATACTTTTGTTGATTCAAATATCGACACAAcaacaaaattgttttcataCAAATAGTCCAATGAATCTGCCTACATTAATCTACAATCACGAATAGGCAAATAAATTTGActacttttgaatttttgctgGTCAACAAAAAAACCACAAAACTCCAACGCGTAAGTCGCTGAGACAAATATATCTCGTCATCCAAGTGAGCAAAAGTTAACCCAAAGTTCATACGATAAATAGAATCATAGATATTTTCGAGCGGCCCCCGGTTCGAATCCCGGAAAATATCACGCGGCGTCGAATCGGAAACTAAAAATGTGTTTTTACTCCGACTTGCGAATAATTATGAGTTTTTTGCATTACTAAAGAATCTACCAACTGCCATAATTAGGctaagaatttcaattttatttttgatcagAATCATTTCAAATGATTGAAGCACTAAACTGTACTGAATGTTCAGTTGCTTGAATATagttatgatttttcaaactaaaTATTCAGTTCCGTTAACCGAGATTTTCTTAAACCAACAGGACATTATGTTGCATTGATGAAACATTTCTTGGATCAAAAAGTAGGATATTCAGATTAACAAAATTATGTTTATATTAACTCGATAATACAGGTGGTTCAACTTGATATTTCGTTGACTGTACATCCTCGTATTTatgttgaataataatttagtCAGTAGAAGTTTTTTTCAGTTAGTTCGTGCAACTTATAAATCGTTCTAATaatcaaatatttgtttcGTCGCCCGTGAACGCCAAATTTAGTTGatggaaacaatttttctttttttattcaactacttttttctctcagtgttAACCATACAATATCAAACATATCGTATCCTGTGGAGATACATTGCAATTGTGTGCTGGACAGAACTCAAACTATACTTACAAACTGCAAAAACAACTATCGCATGCAATATATTTCGCTTTCTGCAGCTTAAAGTAATAAATATTGCATTTCAGTTTTCTTATATTATTCTTGTCTTTCACTATGATGCTATTTGGTAATTTGTTGAATTACTATACAATGACACCCGAGGACTTGTGCTAGAATGAAGGCATATTAAATAAACTGTGaatgtattgaaataaaaattttgaagctTTGAATTGGTCATTTTTCTACCCCTTGAAATTGATgttttttggcagtaacttttgatccgctgTTCTTAAACTACTCAAACTGCAACTAATCGATTCCTCTCACAAAATTACGTTGATATAgtgaatcaaaaaatttaatccagaattttttaaaatcatcaaaattttctccaaatatCCAAAGAGGTTAATGTATACGAATAGGAAACAATTCGAGTTTTCAGTTGTCAACAATAATTTGTCATCGAGAAGGAGCTTTTCAGTGTCAGGAagtagtttgaaattttaaacctctctgaaactaaaaataaaacggaTTATAAACCATTACGTTCTTAGGCCTCTTTGTTGGTACGAAAGAGTAAAtggttcaattattatttcaatttcaatttccgaaTAAAAACTCCTTATGTAGAACTCCAAAATTTATTGAAGCCTGTAAATGTGTTCTAACATGTACTAAAGGCTGCATCGGTTCTCACGTTTCCTGAATTCCCACGTTGCTGTGACTGATTATCGCGTTTGCACCGTATCAAAATGAATGATCAACGATTAATTGTGTACAATATTATTTGCATGCAGCATGACATCCTGAATCGTTATGCAGGGACGAAAAAGCTAGACTTATTCCACAGTTTTCAGCAGTTTTCAACAGTTTGGATTATGGGAAGAAATTGCGTGTAGATGTCAAGAATTCAGGAGAAGCGAAGAATAAaagataaagaataattatcgaaaaaaagtttcgaaaatgcGTTCTTCATTAGTCTTGAGAAAATACAATCCGTTCATGAAAATAGAACGGTTGTTCGAGTTAAGCTATGCATTCATTGGTTTTATAAATTTGCGTGCATCCCTGGAAATTAATTGTTACGTTATCCGAAAGTGATATCAAACGCGTGAATCTCTGTCATCCAGTGGTATAAATACATCACAGTTTTGAGCTGTTTTTTATAGATACGTTGCTTTCTCTCACGATGTTGGTTTCTGGCATCCTGCTTCTCGTTGCCTTCTACGGCTCGACTCCAGGTGAAGCTGGTGACGTGAGTAATCGAATCCAAGATTAGTTTTCTCcgaataattcattttaagcctgaaaattgaatttgatagCAAAAACAGTGTCGAGATTGACAAGATGGGGATTCTGCTCATGCAGTCAGTCGGATAGAATTTCGCTCGAATAATTTCGTAATTcacgtgaaatatttataatcataATTATTCACTCTTCCAGCCGACGCTGCGCGTGAATCTACTGACTGTAGATGTCGTCCAAAGCAAATCCGAATTCATAGACACGTGGGCGGCGACTTTGACCAAAACGAAGCCAGTGAATAAACTTGGGCTAGTAGCTCCGATCTCGAAAACCTTCCCCGAAGACATGATGGTGAGTATTTTACTGGTTTTGCAGTTCCGAAAATGGGCCGAGTACGAAAATATGACGGACAGATTTATCAAAACTCTCGATATTCAAATCCAGAAATAGAATTCTTggtggacattttttttaactacgTTTTAACACTTATCTACAACACTCACGTCAGACGGAAAATTTATGAACTTTGATGACATAAGGTTGTATTTTGACCATTTTCACGTCATTTGACTAATTTTGGAGCTTCGGTAGATGattataccgggacaatctcttgaaacttgaaaatcaactgagCATGCgcgttttatcggctgttcgtgcaggctggccatcccgagtttcagctgtcaagttgtttctgccggcgacgtagttgatacgaattttcgaggttagaatctcaaataattgaggtagtgactcggaaaggtttgtgaagcatttgttattgagtcggaaagttgattcgtcaaagaacggtcggaatttaatgcttatgctctttgaaaattcaaacgtacacattttgtgtacgttggcccTCTGCATCGCAGTtaaaaatatcgctgcgggaagattgcgccgaccaatgagattgaattatttggcgcatgcgcagctgattttcaagttacaagagattgtcccggtatagaATGTATTGATATTTTTAGAGTTGCGATTATGAAATCAAAGTTCTAAGGTAttactttttacatttttcagttATCTGCGGATATTAGTTTGGACGGTACTTCTGTAATGGCTATTGACACCAGTTTGTGTGAATCGATTAAGGATGAAGTTATCGCCAAGGGTTTTTTGGCTGCCGGAAACCCTTTTCCCGCCAATTGCCCATTCATAAAGGTGAGAACGATTTAACCCACACGTCGCGAAATATCGTATAAGCATTCCAGCAGAGTAATTTTGCAAGGCTGAAATATTCCAGGCAAATCGTAGCGCTTTAGTTTTGTGAGGTTTAAAGTATCTCAGAATCGATCCAGCAATGTGActtcacaaaaaaattcgaaatatttcagacagaTTGCGCAATAATCTAGAAATATTGCATCAACGTGGCTTTGCAAGCTTACAAATATTTCGAACACATTGCACGGTGTTCTAGTAATTTTGCATTCTGCAGCAACATCCGATTTCCACACTATCTCAAATCTTGCAATATTGCCAAAACACCGAAATGTTGGAAGATTGAAATTCTGCTGTAATATTTCCGCCACATTGGAGCTGCAATAGCAAACAATACAAACGTTCTAACAatgtttttacaatattacgtGCTGTGTGGGATAAATGCACGATAAAAATCTCGATTatcgatttgattttttatttcaagggTAATCATCGAATAGTCGACTACGTCGTTGACACCGATAGATTACCGACAGTTCCAGATGGAAAGCTGGAATGTAATGTTACTTTACACATGCCCGATAAGGATCCCTTTATATCGATCATCATCACCGGGATAATAAGTCACGAAGTACCCGGCATGGGATAAAGCCGAAAAACTCACCTTTTCTAACGATGTGATGATCATGAATGACCTAAGATTTAACCCATGGACCATGACTTTTAGTGTAAATAATTATCCTAACTTGTAGAAATGTAgtataaaaagtgaaattgtGCTATACATGGTATACTATTTAATCGGCAATTTCGCATGTATTATGCAGCCACTCGGCAGAGTCTCGGCCaagttcattaaaaaaaaaaacggagttACTTACACTTGGCGGGCCattttagaaatatatttttagagacaaatgaaattttatcattattatatcatGTATGCATCATGCCTTGACTAGCTCTACCTATAGAGCCTCTTTGTACCATTATATGTAGACTATCTTTATAACGGGGCAATTAATTTATCGTGTTACAGCCTAGCAGTTCACAAACAAACGCACATATGTAAGAAATGCATACgcaaatataaatgaattctGTTAGctgaattttagaaaataaaatggtatTCTTCGAACTTTTGTCTTACAAAAAGGATTGTTGTGGATCGCCTATGCTACACGAAAGAGAATATCGTGTATTAAAGTATCTTCGACAGTATGCAAAACATTGACATTCCAGCGCGAATCTTACGTTTTGTACACATGTAATAATTACTTCCAATAATTTTCTGTAAGTACTCGTTTGTCATAAAGAAGATCAAACctgaagaataaattttttccgatcaacGTGCACTGTGATTAATTATTCGTTTTATAAATAGGCCCGCCAAGTACAACTGACtccgaatttttcatttcgtccacaattctttatttttg includes the following:
- the LOC107223329 gene encoding uncharacterized protein LOC107223329 — its product is MLVSGILLLVAFYGSTPGEAGDPTLRVNLLTVDVVQSKSEFIDTWAATLTKTKPVNKLGLVAPISKTFPEDMMLSADISLDGTSVMAIDTSLCESIKDEVIAKGFLAAGNPFPANCPFIKGNHRIVDYVVDTDRLPTVPDGKLECNVTLHMPDKDPFISIIITGIISHEVPGMG